The DNA region CCCCGGCGGTGGCCAGAAGCTGCACACAGAACCCTGCGCTGAAAATAAACGTCGATGTTCAACCAATGCGCTATCTGCAAAGATGGGTGGCAGGCTTTCAGTTTCACCTGGGACTGGGGCGTTTACCGGCTCAGCATCCGGACATTGTTACCCGTTCATTCTGTTCATTGCCGGCAGTCGCCGTTCTGCCTGCGGGCCATCCGCTTGCCCGGCGGTCTGAACTGACACTGGGAGACCTGTATGGAGAGAAGCTGGTCTGTACCTATTTAAAACAGACACTGCTGGGGCGAAACATTGCCAGCATCTATCAGCAACAGGGCATGCAACCAGAACCAACGGTTGAAGTAGCCAGCTCTTTTCATGCCTGCAGCATCGTGGCCTCAGGGTTTGGTTTCACAATCGCAGACCCTCTGGCAGCGCATGATATGGGAAATGATGTCGTCCAGGTTCCGGTTAAAACCGAATTCCGTTATGACTTCGCTTTCTTTGAACCCGTTCAAACCAGAAACGACCCAATGGTTGCACAGTTTAAACAAAGAGTGAAAGAGGTGAGCGCTGAATATACACAACGATGTGGTTTTAACCTGCAACCTTTAACTTCCAGCAAAAGCAACAGCCTGCCAGCTGACCAGTACGACTCCTGATGGCATCGGTTTTATGTCGCTGTCGTATAGTGAAATCCAGTTCTTCAGCCATCCTGAGGAGCTCTGACTGGCCGAAACAGGCCAGTAGTTTTTTTCAATTAATCTACTATTTGAAGTACTCATCTTGTTCAGCTTTGATACTGTGATTCAAACTTATTTTGGCTGTTCAAAGTGAGTTCTGTCGATGAAAATACTGCTTTCTTGTGCTTAATGTCTACCCTAAGAAAAACGGTCAGGTACCTTTCTGCAATAAACTCAGGTGATGGTAAAACTGAATTCTCCAGTGCCTTTCGACATTTTCAAAAACAACTACTATTTAAGCGTCTTTATTTTAATTCAATTCAGTGGATATCGAATTATGAAAGTCATTACCATAGGTTTTGAGATGATTGTAAAGGGGCTTTTTTTTATATTATTGCTTTTTTGGGGCAAGAGCGTAATAGCCGATACTTATCATATTAAAAAATTAATTCAAAGCAATCAGCAAGTTCAACAAACAGCTAGAAAAAAAAAAGTACTAACAAATATTCATATAGGTACAGTAACCATCGATTTAACAACCCCTGACATTCCTGATCATGAGAGATTCTCATATCAACCAACTATGTCCGTTATGGAGGATAATCAGTCTAAGGCGCTTCTTGATTTATTTTTTGGTTTAATAACTTTGCCTCAAACACCCGACTCAACAGAATCATCTGTAGATGCCGCTATGTCTGTGCTACTCGGCATATTCCACCACCAGGCGATTCATTGGCGAACAGCCAGTGATGCCACAAGACAGCAATGGAGGACCCAAATACAAGAGTCTTACAATAGTTACACAGGCAGACCAACGGGTTCTCGCCGGGGAAACAGAAACAGGAACAGGAATTTCCACGGCCAACAAACACAAGTTCAGGTAGGGCCAATTACATTTGACAATTATTTTAATCCGACAAGTAACTTTCACCTCGACCCTGACGGGCTTGTGCGGGTTGATACGGGTATAATGGCTCTTATGACCGCTTTTTTCGGGCCATTATTGTTTCAGAATCAGGAAACGTTTGAAGCTCATTTGTTGACTGCAACACAGGCTTTGATTGTGAGAGTTTTACAGCGGGCAGCTGGGCAAAACCCTCTTTTCAACCCTTCTAACCCCGACTTTAGCCATTTCAGTGATCATGAGACTTTCGCACGTTTTTTGCGGGAACGCGGTATAGCTAATGATATTTTACTGGCACTGGCACTAAAATCTTTTTCCCGGTACCTCCGTGCTCAATCGCAACCGGCCGAAAATGATCCTTTTCAACTTTGGCCTGATTATCAAACCGTCCTGAATGCACAGCTTCCGTCTAATATTTCACGGGATATTTTTATTAGTTTATTCATTGCCCAATTAAGAGCCTTAGGTCATTCTATCCAGCGAAGTGAGGTTGAGGCCCCTTATGACTTAGGTCTCTGGGCAAATAGAGCCCGGAGTCTGGGAACGTTATTTTTTCCAGTCATGCTTCCGACTCTCAGAGTCCTCAATACCCCTTCTGCAAGATCACTTCCTTACTTTCTGGTCAATGGAGGCACAGCCACTACTGCTTCATCAAATATCTCACCGGAGGCTCTTGTTGTGGAAGGCGTGCCACAAAGAGCCAGCCTACAGCATCAGGTTCAGACAGATACCACAGAAAACAACCAAAATGAACCGGCCAATGATAGAGATATGTTTACCGAAATTTCAGCAATTTTGATGGATATTTTAAGTAACATGCGTATACAAGATGATCCAAATCATCCCGAAGCAACCGGACAAATAGTGGCTTTGAATCCAAACAACAATATACGGGCAAGGCAGGCCTTGTTCCACAATCTCAGACGTAGCATCATCTCCGAAACGCAAATCGAAAGATTTCAACCTTTCAGATCAAGAGCCTATTTAGATATAGCGACTGGATTTTCTGGAATGACAGGTAACAATCAGGGGCCTGTAAATGGTAACCGCCATAGAGCGGCAAGCAACTCACTGGCCGGATTAAATCCTCAAAACATCAGGGCTATCCATAATATCGCCAGAAGAACCAGAGCGGCAATGTCACAAGACGGTATTCTTATGGAGAATGCCCCTCAAGATATTCACGATTTTTATAGTTTCCTTTGGGGGCTGGCAATGCCTTTCGTAACCTTAATTCCTGAAACACCTTTGGCTGAAGAACAACGCACTTTGGAGAACGCAGAGGCATCAACCCCGGTAAATCAGGAACCTGTGGTAGGATTATCGCAAAATCCGGCACAAACATCGCTATCAGAACAAGGAGCCACCGACACCTCCGGAGCTACCTCTGAAAGAGAACCTATCACTATACCGATAAACATGTGCGCTATCTGTTTGGATGAGAATCACGCACAGTTAGTGCGATTCCAAACGTGTAACCATGCCGTGGTTTGCCCGGAATGTCTCACAGCCTACGAACGTACCAGAAACCAGGATTTCCCCGGAGCTCTTCATACCTGTCTGTACTGCCGTAGACCTTACGAGGACGATGATAAAGAAATATACAAACCTAAAAGTAACTCAAAGAATTATAAACAATAAGGGAGAGGCACAACTCAGCCCGGTTATTTTGCCGTCATTAATACCGTTGCACGGCTGGTCAGGCAGCTTGTCTCCCCTGTGGTCTGAACTGACACTGGAAGATCTGTATGGAGAGAAGCTGGTCTGCACCTATTTAAAACAGACACTGCCGGGGCGGAACATTGCCAGCATCTATCAGCAACAGGGCATGCAGCCAGAGCCAACGGTTGAAGTAGCCAGCTCTTTTCATGCCTGCAGTATCGTGGCCTCAGGGTTTGGTTTCACAATCGCAGACCCTCTGGCAGCGCATGATATGGGAAATGATGTCGTCCAGGTTCCGGTTAAAACCGAATTCCGTTATGACTTCGCTTTTTTTGAGCCCGTTCAAACCAGAAACGACCCAATGGTTGTACAGTTTAAACAAAGGGTGAAAGAGGTGACCGCTGAATATAGACAACGATGTGGTTTTAACCTGCAACCTTTAGCTTCCAGCAAAAGCAACAGCCTTCCTGCTGACCAGGACGACTCCTGATGGCGCATCGGTTTTTATTTTGCCCTCAGAGTGTAGACACCTTCTTTTGTTACACTCCAGTCACACTGGGCACCATGAAATTCGGCCTTTTTAGTGACTGGTTGTGCCGGGCCTGAAGCAGCAATATAGAAAACACAGGTTTTGGCAGGAGGTTGCGGTTCTGATAGTTCATTCTGTTCATCCAGT from Endozoicomonas sp. NE40 includes:
- a CDS encoding LysR substrate-binding domain-containing protein, giving the protein MSPLWSELTLEDLYGEKLVCTYLKQTLPGRNIASIYQQQGMQPEPTVEVASSFHACSIVASGFGFTIADPLAAHDMGNDVVQVPVKTEFRYDFAFFEPVQTRNDPMVVQFKQRVKEVTAEYRQRCGFNLQPLASSKSNSLPADQDDS
- a CDS encoding LysR family transcriptional regulator; this encodes MNLNFNLKSLQIFSSVMEQGTLSKAAEMHFLSESAASRQIATLENQIGFKLFSREKRQLIPTSQGQAFHKEAQRIIYGLQELPDILDTIKRDCSPQLRIITVPRLIRQIVSPAVARSCTQNPALKINVDVQPMRYLQRWVAGFQFHLGLGRLPAQHPDIVTRSFCSLPAVAVLPAGHPLARRSELTLGDLYGEKLVCTYLKQTLLGRNIASIYQQQGMQPEPTVEVASSFHACSIVASGFGFTIADPLAAHDMGNDVVQVPVKTEFRYDFAFFEPVQTRNDPMVAQFKQRVKEVSAEYTQRCGFNLQPLTSSKSNSLPADQYDS
- a CDS encoding RING finger protein; this translates as MKVITIGFEMIVKGLFFILLLFWGKSVIADTYHIKKLIQSNQQVQQTARKKKVLTNIHIGTVTIDLTTPDIPDHERFSYQPTMSVMEDNQSKALLDLFFGLITLPQTPDSTESSVDAAMSVLLGIFHHQAIHWRTASDATRQQWRTQIQESYNSYTGRPTGSRRGNRNRNRNFHGQQTQVQVGPITFDNYFNPTSNFHLDPDGLVRVDTGIMALMTAFFGPLLFQNQETFEAHLLTATQALIVRVLQRAAGQNPLFNPSNPDFSHFSDHETFARFLRERGIANDILLALALKSFSRYLRAQSQPAENDPFQLWPDYQTVLNAQLPSNISRDIFISLFIAQLRALGHSIQRSEVEAPYDLGLWANRARSLGTLFFPVMLPTLRVLNTPSARSLPYFLVNGGTATTASSNISPEALVVEGVPQRASLQHQVQTDTTENNQNEPANDRDMFTEISAILMDILSNMRIQDDPNHPEATGQIVALNPNNNIRARQALFHNLRRSIISETQIERFQPFRSRAYLDIATGFSGMTGNNQGPVNGNRHRAASNSLAGLNPQNIRAIHNIARRTRAAMSQDGILMENAPQDIHDFYSFLWGLAMPFVTLIPETPLAEEQRTLENAEASTPVNQEPVVGLSQNPAQTSLSEQGATDTSGATSEREPITIPINMCAICLDENHAQLVRFQTCNHAVVCPECLTAYERTRNQDFPGALHTCLYCRRPYEDDDKEIYKPKSNSKNYKQ